From Kitasatospora sp. MAP12-44:
CTCCGGCAGCTGGTCCGTCGCCACCTCGCCGGTGCTGCGCAGACGCTTGTGGTCGAGCAGGGTGTTGAGCAGCACCTTGCGGGCGTAGACGAACGGGTCGCTGTCCCGGCGGGTTATCCGCGGCCAGGCGACGTACATCTTGGTGAGCGTGGTCTGCGTGAGGTCCTGCGCCAAGTGCCAGTCCCGGCACATCAGATAGGCGATCTGCCGCAGGCGTGTCGCGCCTCCCTCGGCGAAGGCGGTGAATTCTGCTTCATGGCGCACGAGTGGCTCCCCGATCCGGCGGTGTGGTGCTGTTGGACAACGGCTGAAACTGCGGCCCCGGGATCGGGGCCGCAGTCGTGGTGCTACTGGTGGGTCAGTTTCCGAGCAAGGGCACGGACGGGAACTGGGCGGCCGCGGCCGCGACGGCTGCCGGGTCCACGTTCGTGCTCAGCGCCGGGTCACTGGCCACCGCAGCGGCCTGGTCGACCGTCAGCGCCACGATGCCCGCGGGGTTCGTGGTGCCGTTCCAGGCCAGCACGGAGCTCAGCTGGACCATGACGCTGCTGCCGTCGGCGTGCGCGACCGTCACCAGGGTGTTCTGGACCGGGTTGTCCGCGACGTGGCTGACGTAGACCTGCTCGCCCTTGGCGTCCTTGAAGCACTGGTCCGGCGCCTTGCACGGCGAGGCCTTCTCGCCCGGCACGGCGGGGCTGAGGAAGACCCGGACCATCCCGGTGCCGGCAGCGGTGGTGACGTAGGTCTGCGCCATGTCCTGGTGGACCGTCCGGCCGATCTTGCCGGCGTTGTCGACCGCGTAGTTGCTGGTCTTGACGCCTGCGGGGAGGGCCTTCAGCACGGCGGCGAGCACCACCTTGCCGTTGGTGGGCACCAGGCCGGCGGCGGGCGCCGGGGAGGTAACCGGCGTCGTGCTGGGGGAGGCCGGAGCGGGCACCGGGGCAGAGCCCGGAGCAGAGACCGGGGCGGCCGGTCCGGCCGCCGCGCTCAGCTCCGCCGTGTGCTGGCCGGTGCTGCCCAGCGCGCCGCCGGCCAGCGCGACCACTGCGGTCAGCGCGAGCGCCGACCCGACGGCCGCGCCGAACCCGCGGACCCGACGGGTCCGGCGTCCGTCGCGAGCGGCAGCCCCGACGATGTCGCCCAGCGGCGGCGCGCTGAGCATCGACAGCTCGTCGCCCAGGTCTGTGCGGAAGTCATTCATTGCTGACTCATTCCTCGGTGGTGTGGAATCGAGCGCCGGCCGGCGGACCCGCGGTGATGCGGGGTTCTGCCCTCCAAGACGGTTCGGCCCAAGGATCCGGTGACACCTCGGAGCGAGATTTCCTCAGCGGCGGTTCGGGGTTCGGGGCTCCTGGTACAGGACGGCGACATCGCCGTGATGCTCTCGAAACCGGACTCCCAGGATGCGTGACTACTCTTTGGACGATGAATCCCGATCCGGTGCTTGGTCCGGTGCTGCCCGGTCTCGTGTACGCGCCGGCCCGTCCGATCGTGCGCGACGGGCGCCGCGAACTCCTCTACGAGATCCGGCGCAACCCCGACGGGTCCCAGGCGCTGCCGGTCTTCAGCACGCTGGAGCGGCTGGTGGACGCGTTCGGGCCTGCCCAGCCGTGGGCACAGGTCCCGCTGCGGGCGGCGCGCGCGGTGATGTGCGCGGCGGGCGTGACCCAGCTGCAGCTCGACCCGACGATAGCCGAGGACGCCTGGCGCTGGAGCGCGGCGGAGCTGGCCCGGTATCAGGAGGAGCTGCGATGAGCGGCCAGTACACCGTGATCCTGGACGACTTGAAGGGCGCGGCCGACACCTTCCACCGGGAGGCGAAGGCATTCGCCGCGATCGTCCCGACCGACGGTCCGCCCCGCCCCGACGGGGGGAGCGAGGCCGTCAACGACATGATGGGTTGCGTGCTGGAGGCGCTCGGCGGTCTGCACCTCGCCGTCGCGGGCGCCGTCGGCAACTACGGTGACCAGCTCCAGACGGCGCACGACAACTACCAGAAGTGCGAGGTGTCGATGCGGGAGCTCTATGACGACCTGATCGACCCGAGCAAGATCACCAAAAGCAAGTAGGCGGGGACGGGGTATGGCTGGCAAGACGCCGTCGGCGCTGGCGGGATTCGCCGACACCTGGGTGGGGGGCGACATCCACGGCCTCTCCGCTCTCGCGGGGACGCTCTACGGCTACCTGCCGGCGATGGACGAGGCCGTCACCTTCCTGGACAGCAGCGTGAACAAGATCGTCCATGACGCCGGGTGGTCGGGCGACGCGGCGTCAGCGTTCCAAACGGCCTGGGGCACCGACTCGTTGGCGATCAAGGCGCTGGAGGGCGTGATCTCCTCGGCCGGCGACGTGATCGACGCGCTGGCCGTCAACCTCGCCTCGATCGAGTCGGCCCTGGAGGAGGCCGCTGGCCTCGCCCGCAAGGCCGGCGTGGCCATCGGCGCCGACGGCAGGCCGCCGGCCTCGGCCGGCTCCGCCGTCGCGACCGAGTACGCGACCACCTGGACCCAGAGCCTGCAGCTCGCCGAGGACGCCCGGGTCGACGCGGCCACCCAACTGCAGCAGATCTACCAGCAGATCGCGCCGCCCGGCACGGCCGGCGACCCGATGGGCACCGGCGACAAGGTCACTGTCGGCGACTACCTGCGCGGCCTGTGGGGCGTCCCGTCCGCCTACAGCAAGACGGTCAACGAGCAGTCCGAGAAGCTGAAGAAGGACGCGGCCGCCGCCAAGGACGCCTGGACCAAGGCGAAGAACGCCCGCCCCAACCCGAACGTCGCGATGCCCCAGGACGCCAAGGACGCGCTGCACGACGCGCGTCTGAAGCTGGCGAGTGCGCAGACCGACCTGACGGCGGCCGAGAAGCTGGAGAGCCACAGCCCGCTCTCGAAGGCGCTGGACGTCCGGCTGTCGTCGGCGATGTCCCTGCTGGGCGTCGAGGCCCGCTCCTCGGCCGAACTCGACTTCGTCCAGAAGAGCGTCAAGTTCGTGGGCGACATCCCCGTCCTGGACGCGCTGGCCGCCGGCGCCGGCACCTACCTGGGGGCCGAGGACGACATGCAGAAGGGCATGCCCTGGTACGAGGCCGTTCCGGAGAACGCCCTGTCCAACGTCGGCAGCCTCGCGGTCGGCGCGGTGGCCGGCACCGCCATCGGCGGCCTGGTGGCGGCGGGCAGCTTCGCCGGCGCCACCGTCGCCGGCGTGGCGGTCGGTGCGGTGGCCGGCGGCGTGATCTGCGTCGGCGTCGGCGACCTGACCTCGAACCTCTTCCACGAGCACTGGGACGAGGACATCCACAAGGACGGCGTCCTGGGCGGCATCGGCGACGGCATCGGCCACAGTGTCACCAAGACCGGATCGGACATCGCGGGCCTGGGCAAGAAGCTCTGGCACAGCATCTTCTGACGCCTCCACGCAAGGACCACCCCACATGTTCAAGCGCGACCGGAACAACCCGCCGGACTGGGCACGCGTCCAGCTGCCCCAACTCCCCGCCGGAGTCACGGCGTTCTCGATCCCCGTCTTCGGGACCACCTGGTACGAGCGCCGCTGGGGCTACTGGACGGCTCGCACGCTCTACCTGGCCGTGGCGGTGGCGATCGTCGCGGTGCAGCTGCTCATGTACAAGCTGATCCTCGTGGACGACCCCAACACCACGCACTTCGGGGCGATCTGGTGGGGCGTCGCCGTCTTCGGCGTGCTCGCCACCGCCGGGGGCCTGCGGATGGCCCTCTTCGGCGGCGGACTCCCGTTCGCCCGCCTGCGGCGCCACCCGCGCAAGCTGATCGCCAACCTGTTCGGCCTGCCGCTGCCGCTCTACCTCTTCTGCGTGGCCTTCCTGGCCCCCGGGCTCTTCCTCTCCTTCACCGTCGACGGGCTGCGACCCACCCTGTACGCCGAACGCATCGCGCGCGAGGACCTCGACGCCCAGCTCCGCGCCCACCCCGGCCGCACCCGCAAGCGCTGAACGCGGAGGTCAGCGACTCCAGCGACACCTCCTCTCGCACGGTCCCGTCGGACGAGCGCAACCGCCCCCGATGGGCGAGTACCTTCTCGATACAGCGAGAGAGCGGGAAGGAACCCATGATGGCCGGCACTTCCAACAACGGCACTCCTCCGAGCACCTACCGCGGACTGATCCTCGACTTCGCGGGCGTGCTGACAACGGACGCCCTGGCCGTGCACCGCGAGTGGTGTGTCAGTCAGGGCCTGGACGCCGAGGCATGGCGGCGGACCCTCAATACTCACCCCGTAGTGCGACGCTGGTACGCGGACCTGGAGCGCGGGGTTATGAGCCAAGCCGAGTGGAACCGGCGGACCGCCCCGATCCTCGGTGTTGCCGACCACGAGAACCTGATGGGCCGTGCCTGGGCCGGGGTCCGGCCGGCCGAGGGCATGGTGGAGCTGGCGAAGGCCGCCCGCGCTGCCGGGTACGCCGTCGCGATGCTCTCCAACTCCTTCGGCCTGGATCCGTACGACCCCTACGAGGCTTGTGGGGTATGGCCGTTGTTCGATGTCACGGTGGTCTCCGAATGTGAGGGGATCGCCAAACCCGACCCGGCGATCTACCAGTTGGTGCTGGACCGCATGGGCTTGCCGGGGGAAGCATGCGTGTTCGTTGACGACCACCCGGCGAACCTGCCGCCCGCCGAAGCGCTCGGCATCACCACAGTGCTCGCCGACGGGCAGCCGGAGACCGTCGACCGGATCGCGGCGCTGCTGGGGATCGCCGTTGTGACGGTCTGACGGACCGTTGAGACGGAGACCGCTGCATCGTCAACTTGCGAACGAAGTCGTCCCGTTCCGCTGCCTGTCGCTCCCTTATGGGGGTACCGTCCCGGACGAGGCCACTCATCCGGGACGGAGTCAGCCATGACCCTATAGGCGGAGCGCACCACTGCCGACCGAATCAAGATGCTCCGCGGAAGGGCCGTGACCCAGGAGCAGCTGGCGACGGCATCGGGCCTTTCGGTTGGGACGATTCGCAAAGCGGAACAGGGCGGGAACCTGTCGCTCCCTTCCCTCATGCGGTTGGCCTCGGCCCTCGGCACGGACGTGTCAGTCCTGCTGGGTCAGCAGTCGCCTCGTCGCGGAATGGAACTTGACGAGCGGTCAGCTCTGCTGGCTGTGTCTGCGGTCGTCCATGACACCGCCATGGGAATTGTCACGGACGGAGAGCCTCCGGCGCTCGAGGATCTCCAGGACGCTGTCCGCCGCGCGGACCGGGCATTCTGGCAAGGGCGGTACGTGGAACTCGGGGCGATGCTTTCCGTGCTGCTGCCCGAGGCCCGCGCGTTGTACGACGCCACCGCGCACGACCGGCGCGAGGCCGTCGCCGGCGTGCTCGCCGACGCCTTCCAGACCGCCGCGGTCATGGCCAACCTCCTCGGGGCACGGGACCTCGGATACGCGGCCATCACCGCCGGTCGGCAGACTGCCGAACACGCGGGGGATGACCTGCGGGTCGCGCACCTCACTGCGTCGCTGTCGTGGATCTACCTGCGGGACGGCCACACTGCCAAGGGCGTTCAGGTCGCCGAGCGGGCTGCGGCCGCGATCGAACCGCGGATGTCGGACAGCGACCCGGACCGCCTCAGCGTCTACGGGCAACTGGTGACGAACGCCGCGGTCGCCGCCTCCCGGGGCGGTGCCGACGCGGACACGGCGCACGACTACCTGAGCCAGGCGCACGCTGTGGCCGCGCGGATAGGGCGAGAGCACGCTCGCGGTCAGCAGGCCCAGCCGTTCGGGCCGTCCTACGCCGCCACGCAGGCCATGTCGGTTGCAGTCGCACTGGGTGACACCGGGTCGGCCATGAAGCTGATCGACACGACGTACCTCGACCCGGCGCTTCCGCTGTCCACTCGGGCCCGGTTCCGCCTGGACATCGCGATCACCCGTACCGAGACCCGGCAGTGGGACACCGCCGCCGACGAGTTGAGAGCCGCCTGCGAGATCGCACCGGCATGGGTTCGGCATCAGGCGTTGCCGGGGGTGATCGTCAACCGGCTGGCGGACGTTTCACTCTCGAAGGCTCGCAGCGTCGCGGCGCTGGCGGGTGTCCCGCTTGTCATCGGCTGAGTCGCTGCTGGTACCACGAGACATGGTGGTTCTGGCGGGAGCCGTCGGCGGCTATCACGGAGCGTAGTAGCCGGGGGTGCCGCTATCCCTGGCGTACCACCGTGCGCGGTATCCGAGGCTCGGCGACTTCGGCAACTACGACGCCCCGTGTATTCACCAACCGTGATCAATTGGTGACAGTTGTCTGTATGTCGAACGACCATCGTCTCCGCAACGGCCGTATCCCGGTCGCCCTCTGCATCGACACCTCGGATCTGACGGATGCCGACCTCCTCGCCCCGCCCTCCCGCCTGTACGCCGACGCTGCCATGGGGGAGGCATGATGACCGCGTCCTTCCCGGTCCCATACGAGTGGGCTGTCGACCCCGAACCTGAGCACGTGCGCGCCGCGCGTCACCTCCTCGCGGGCATCGTCGCCGAATGGGGGCTGCCGCTGTCGGCGGACGCCGTGGACGACCTGGAACTGTGCGCCTCCGAGGTGATCGGCAACGCGATCAAGCACAGCGGCCAGCGCTGCAGGGTCGCCGTGTCGTGGACCGGTGAGCGGGTGCGCGTCGAGGTCACGGACAACAGTCTCAAGGTGCCCGAACTCACGGCCCCCAGCGACACGATGACCACCGGGCGCGGCTTGCAACTGGTCCAGGAGCTGGCCGTTGCCTGGGGATGGCGGCCAATCAGCGCCGGCAAAGTGACCTGGTTCGAGATCGCACGCGACCAGGCGACCACCAGCAACCGGCTCGCGGTTCTCACCCACGCCACCCAGGCTCGTGCTGCCCACCAGCTGGCCGGAACTCCATGAACCGCCACTGCAGCACCTCGCATCGTCCGTACGATCCTTGCTCCGGACACCCCGAGACGCAGGAGAAGACCCATGGCACCCACCGCACTCGTCACCGACCACCCGGCGTGGCAGCAGCAGCCCGACGGCTCGCACACCCGCCTGATGGCGTCGCTGTCCGGCGTGTGGCTCGCCCGGTGGACGGACAACGGCCTGGCCGTGTCGTGTATCGACGGCAGTGAGGAGAGCAAGCCCCACGTCACGGAGGTGACCGCCGATCAGCTCCCGCCCCGGGCGAACCCCGAACTCACCGCCGCGCTCGCCGAGCTCGGCATCGTCCAGCGGCTGGCGAACCCCTCCCTGTGGGACGCCGTCACCACGGCGATCCTGCGACAGGTCGTGCGCGCCGGCCAGGCCCGCATCCTCTACCGCCGCTGGTGCGCCACATACGGCCGCACGTACGTCACCGAGGCCGGCACGCTCACCGTCGCTCCCGACCCGCAGACCGTACTCACCCTGGATGAGGCCGAGTTCAAGACGGTCGGCGCGCTGTTCCACCGCACCGCGCTCCTCGCCACCGCGACCGCCTACCTCGAGCACGCCGACGCCTGGTCAGCGCTGGACCCGACCGCCCTCGCCAACGCCCTCGACGCCGTTCCGCGCATCGGCCCGTGGACCGCCGCCGCAGCCGCCAGCGACTTCACCGGGGACTTCTCGATCTACCCGCACGGCGACCTCGCCGTCCGGACCTGGGCCGACCGTGCCGCTCCTGGTGCTACGTGGCCCGCTACTGACAAGGCGTTCGCCGCCGCCTGGACCGCGAGCGCTGACAACAGCCGACAGCTTCACGCCCTGACTCTTCTGACTCTCGCTTGGGGGAGCAATGCCAGCACTCAGCGCCACGGAGGACCAGCACAGCTGCACTGATCGGATCGTCGGAGCGGACCCGAACCGCCGACTCGACGCCCTGTTCGTCAACGCCCCGCTGCGGGACTACACCCTCCGTCCCCGCGTCAACGACTACACCCTGCCGGTCCTCGGCATGGGCTACATCGCCACCTACGCCGCCCAGGAGGGCTTCAACGTCGGTGTGCTGGACGCCGAAGCGCACGGGCTCGGAATCGCCGAGACCATCCGCACCATCAACCTGCACCAGCCGCGGTGGGTCGGCATGAACCTCCTCGCCCCGACCTACCAGCTTTCCGCGCGGATCGCCGACGGCCTCGCCCCCGCCGTCAAGTTGATGGTCGGCGGCCACCACGCCAAGGCGATGCCCCGTCAGGTCCTGGACGATCCGCGCTTCCGGAGGCTGCACGCCCTGATCATCGGGGAGGGGGAGACCCGCGTCGCCGCGCTCCTGGAGGACGACAAGCGGCGCAGCGAGCTGCCGAACGTGATGTGGCGAGACCACCTCTTGGGTACTCACGGCGTGGGCATCTGCCCCCGTGAGCAGGCTGGTCTGTGGACTGCCCCCGACATCAACGCCCTGCCGTACGTGGACCGTCGGTTCCTCCCTCAGGACCCTCACCATGCCGACGACGGCCGGGTGGAGGCCAACATCGTAGGCTCCCGCGGCTGCCCCTACGATTGCGGCTTCTGTGGCGCGGCCGTCTCACAGAACT
This genomic window contains:
- a CDS encoding SigE family RNA polymerase sigma factor, whose protein sequence is MRHEAEFTAFAEGGATRLRQIAYLMCRDWHLAQDLTQTTLTKMYVAWPRITRRDSDPFVYARKVLLNTLLDHKRLRSTGEVATDQLPERPDTPDATAVRLTLLEALATLPNRDRAILLLRHWEDHSVETTAEILGISTSVVKTQSMRALAVLRAHLGEDRALLFS
- a CDS encoding SAV_915 family protein, which produces MNPDPVLGPVLPGLVYAPARPIVRDGRRELLYEIRRNPDGSQALPVFSTLERLVDAFGPAQPWAQVPLRAARAVMCAAGVTQLQLDPTIAEDAWRWSAAELARYQEELR
- a CDS encoding DUF6317 family protein; translated protein: MSGQYTVILDDLKGAADTFHREAKAFAAIVPTDGPPRPDGGSEAVNDMMGCVLEALGGLHLAVAGAVGNYGDQLQTAHDNYQKCEVSMRELYDDLIDPSKITKSK
- a CDS encoding HAD-IA family hydrolase — its product is MAGTSNNGTPPSTYRGLILDFAGVLTTDALAVHREWCVSQGLDAEAWRRTLNTHPVVRRWYADLERGVMSQAEWNRRTAPILGVADHENLMGRAWAGVRPAEGMVELAKAARAAGYAVAMLSNSFGLDPYDPYEACGVWPLFDVTVVSECEGIAKPDPAIYQLVLDRMGLPGEACVFVDDHPANLPPAEALGITTVLADGQPETVDRIAALLGIAVVTV
- a CDS encoding helix-turn-helix transcriptional regulator, which translates into the protein MLRGRAVTQEQLATASGLSVGTIRKAEQGGNLSLPSLMRLASALGTDVSVLLGQQSPRRGMELDERSALLAVSAVVHDTAMGIVTDGEPPALEDLQDAVRRADRAFWQGRYVELGAMLSVLLPEARALYDATAHDRREAVAGVLADAFQTAAVMANLLGARDLGYAAITAGRQTAEHAGDDLRVAHLTASLSWIYLRDGHTAKGVQVAERAAAAIEPRMSDSDPDRLSVYGQLVTNAAVAASRGGADADTAHDYLSQAHAVAARIGREHARGQQAQPFGPSYAATQAMSVAVALGDTGSAMKLIDTTYLDPALPLSTRARFRLDIAITRTETRQWDTAADELRAACEIAPAWVRHQALPGVIVNRLADVSLSKARSVAALAGVPLVIG
- a CDS encoding ATP-binding protein; its protein translation is MTASFPVPYEWAVDPEPEHVRAARHLLAGIVAEWGLPLSADAVDDLELCASEVIGNAIKHSGQRCRVAVSWTGERVRVEVTDNSLKVPELTAPSDTMTTGRGLQLVQELAVAWGWRPISAGKVTWFEIARDQATTSNRLAVLTHATQARAAHQLAGTP